The Leifsonia williamsii genome includes a region encoding these proteins:
- the purM gene encoding phosphoribosylformylglycinamidine cyclo-ligase codes for MTDSSASSSASYAAAGVDTAAGDRAVELMKAAVARTQGPEVFGGVGGFAGLFDVSFLKDFRRPLLATSTDGVGTKVAIAQALDKHDTIGQDLVGMVVDDIVVVGARPLFMTDYIACGKVVPERIAAIVAGIARACEETGTALVGGETAEHPGLLGPDDYDVAGAAVGAVEADRLLGAERVRDGDVVLALASSGIHSNGFSLVRHILAQRGIAFTDRLDEFGGVVGEALLEPTRLYTAPLLRVLQDAALGDAIHSLSHVTGGGIAANLARVLPVGSWVEVDRGTWSPTPVFRVLSDLAGSTLESAEGTWNLGIGMFAVVAPEAADAVAAAITADGIPTWPVGTVSMSARDLTGFEQGAKGVDGGAVRLVGAYAE; via the coding sequence GTGACCGACAGCAGCGCATCCTCGTCCGCCTCCTACGCCGCCGCCGGCGTCGACACGGCCGCGGGGGATCGCGCCGTCGAGCTGATGAAGGCTGCGGTCGCCCGCACGCAGGGCCCCGAGGTGTTCGGCGGCGTCGGCGGGTTCGCCGGGCTGTTCGACGTGTCGTTCCTCAAGGACTTCCGCCGCCCGCTGCTCGCCACCTCCACCGACGGCGTCGGCACGAAGGTCGCGATCGCGCAGGCGCTCGACAAGCACGACACGATCGGCCAGGACCTCGTCGGCATGGTCGTCGACGACATCGTCGTCGTGGGCGCGCGTCCGCTGTTCATGACCGACTACATCGCCTGCGGCAAGGTCGTGCCGGAGCGCATCGCCGCCATCGTCGCGGGGATCGCCCGCGCCTGCGAGGAGACGGGCACGGCGCTCGTCGGCGGCGAGACGGCCGAGCACCCCGGCCTCCTCGGGCCGGACGACTACGACGTGGCCGGCGCCGCCGTCGGTGCTGTGGAGGCCGACCGGCTGCTCGGCGCAGAGCGCGTGCGCGACGGCGACGTGGTGCTGGCGCTCGCCTCCTCGGGCATCCACTCGAACGGGTTCTCGCTCGTCCGCCACATCCTCGCCCAGCGCGGCATCGCCTTCACCGACCGTCTGGACGAGTTCGGCGGCGTCGTCGGCGAGGCGCTGCTGGAACCGACCCGGCTCTACACCGCCCCGCTGCTGCGCGTGTTGCAGGACGCCGCCCTCGGCGACGCGATCCACTCGCTCAGCCACGTCACCGGCGGCGGCATCGCGGCGAACCTCGCGCGCGTGCTCCCCGTCGGCTCGTGGGTGGAGGTCGACCGCGGCACCTGGTCGCCGACCCCGGTCTTCCGCGTCCTCAGCGACCTCGCCGGCAGCACCCTGGAGTCCGCCGAGGGCACCTGGAACCTCGGCATCGGGATGTTCGCCGTCGTCGCCCCGGAGGCGGCGGACGCCGTGGCCGCGGCGATCACCGCCGACGGCATCCCCACCTGGCCCGTCGGCACGGTGTCGATGTCGGCGCGCGACCTCACCGGCTTCGAGCAGGGCGCGAAGGGCGTGGACGGCGGCGCGGTCCGGCTCGTGGGGGCGTACGCGGAGTAA
- the purF gene encoding amidophosphoribosyltransferase → MAGGDGLLSHDLLPGEKGPQDACGVFGVWAPGEEVAKLSYFGLYALQHRGQESAGIATSDGSKILIYKDMGLVSQVFNENALNSLPGHIAVGHTRYSTTGASSWQNAQPTLGRTSSGTVALGHNGNLTNTAELMDLVHERYPELDGELTRGNTTDTAVVTALLTGDLDHTLEATALEVLPRLRGAFCLVFMDEHTLYAARDPQGVRPLVLGRLERGWVVASETAALDIVGASFVREVEPGELIVIDENGLRSSRFATEKRAGCVFEYVYLARPDTTIAGRGVYEARVEMGRQLAREHEVEADLVIPTPESGTPAAIGYAQASGIPFGQGLVKNSYVGRTFIQPSQTIRQRGIKLKLNPLKEVIKGKRLVVVDDSIVRGNTQRALVSMLREAGAAEVHVRISSPPITWPCFYGIDFASRAELIATGLGVEEVRQSIGADSLGYLSEDGMIGATEQPRERLCTACFTGKYPIELPDAHHLGKNLLERPAVAATDDGSDATSDGCEPGPDAEYERLVSYGDPGRQE, encoded by the coding sequence GTGGCCGGTGGCGACGGTCTTCTCAGTCACGATCTGCTGCCCGGCGAGAAGGGACCCCAGGACGCCTGCGGCGTCTTCGGCGTCTGGGCCCCCGGCGAGGAGGTCGCCAAGCTCAGCTACTTCGGCCTCTACGCGCTCCAGCACCGCGGCCAGGAGTCGGCGGGCATCGCGACCAGCGACGGCTCCAAGATCCTGATCTACAAAGACATGGGCCTGGTCTCGCAGGTGTTCAACGAGAACGCGCTCAACTCCCTCCCCGGCCACATCGCCGTCGGGCACACGCGGTACTCGACGACCGGGGCCTCCAGCTGGCAGAACGCGCAGCCCACGCTGGGCCGCACCTCCAGCGGCACGGTCGCGCTCGGCCACAACGGCAACCTGACCAACACCGCCGAGCTCATGGACCTGGTGCACGAGCGCTACCCCGAGCTCGACGGCGAGCTCACCCGCGGCAACACGACCGACACCGCCGTCGTCACCGCGCTGCTGACCGGCGACCTCGACCACACCCTGGAGGCGACGGCGCTGGAGGTGCTCCCGCGACTGCGCGGCGCCTTCTGCCTGGTCTTCATGGACGAGCACACCCTCTACGCGGCCCGCGACCCGCAGGGCGTGCGCCCGCTGGTGCTCGGCCGCCTGGAGCGCGGCTGGGTCGTCGCCTCCGAGACCGCGGCGCTCGACATCGTCGGCGCGAGCTTCGTGCGCGAGGTGGAGCCGGGCGAGCTGATCGTCATCGACGAGAACGGCCTCCGCAGCAGCCGCTTCGCCACCGAGAAGCGCGCCGGCTGCGTCTTCGAGTACGTCTACCTCGCCCGCCCCGACACCACCATCGCGGGTCGCGGCGTCTACGAGGCCCGCGTCGAGATGGGCCGCCAGCTGGCGCGCGAGCACGAGGTGGAGGCCGACCTCGTCATCCCGACGCCCGAGTCGGGCACCCCGGCGGCCATCGGCTACGCGCAGGCCTCCGGCATCCCGTTCGGGCAGGGCCTGGTCAAGAACTCGTACGTGGGCCGCACCTTCATCCAGCCGTCGCAGACCATCCGCCAGCGCGGCATCAAGCTCAAGCTGAACCCGCTCAAGGAGGTCATCAAGGGCAAGCGCCTCGTGGTGGTCGACGACTCCATCGTCCGCGGCAACACGCAGCGCGCGCTCGTCTCGATGCTCCGGGAGGCCGGGGCGGCCGAGGTGCACGTCCGCATCTCCAGCCCGCCCATCACCTGGCCGTGCTTCTACGGCATCGACTTCGCCTCCCGTGCCGAGCTCATCGCCACCGGCCTGGGCGTGGAGGAGGTGCGCCAGTCGATCGGCGCCGACAGCCTCGGCTACCTCTCCGAAGACGGGATGATCGGCGCCACCGAGCAGCCGCGCGAGCGCCTCTGCACGGCGTGCTTCACGGGCAAGTACCCGATCGAGCTGCCGGACGCCCACCACCTCGGCAAGAACCTCCTGGAGCGCCCCGCCGTCGCCGCGACCGACGACGGCTCGGACGCGACCTCGGACGGCTGCGAGCCGGGCCCCGACGCCGAGTACGAGCGCCTCGTCTCGTACGGCGACCCGGGGCGGCAGGAGTAG
- a CDS encoding carbonic anhydrase, with the protein MSVIRGSVVPLSRSLGRRHPRRRLLAVAPGLVGAAVLVLSGCAGPGTAATATPVPSASDWSYNGATGPAHWDAVAKTCRNTSASHESPIDIVTGTLKSGSATQAVRIDYHPTSFTVENTGHTVEAVPADLTADAIELDGTRYFLQQFHFHATSEHTVDGKHATAELHLVHKSKQGEVVVLAVLLDPGADNPALDELLGAIPTSGKEAELTHAIDAAALLPAGSASAQYEGSLTTPPCTEGVRWNVYLSGVTLSTAQLRALTEAYAGNHRPVQPLHGREVTRVPAA; encoded by the coding sequence ATGAGCGTCATCCGCGGTTCCGTCGTCCCTCTTTCACGTTCTCTCGGGCGGCGGCATCCGCGGCGGCGGCTGCTCGCGGTGGCGCCGGGTCTCGTTGGCGCCGCGGTGCTGGTACTGTCAGGCTGCGCTGGGCCCGGCACGGCCGCCACGGCGACGCCCGTGCCGTCGGCGAGCGACTGGTCGTACAACGGCGCGACCGGGCCGGCCCACTGGGATGCGGTCGCGAAGACGTGCCGCAACACCAGCGCCTCCCACGAGTCGCCCATCGACATCGTCACGGGCACGTTGAAGAGCGGCTCGGCCACGCAGGCCGTGCGCATCGACTACCACCCCACCTCGTTCACGGTGGAGAACACCGGACACACGGTGGAGGCCGTCCCGGCCGACCTCACCGCCGACGCCATCGAGCTCGACGGCACCCGGTACTTCCTCCAGCAGTTCCACTTCCACGCCACCAGCGAGCACACCGTCGACGGCAAGCACGCGACCGCGGAACTCCACCTCGTCCACAAATCCAAGCAGGGCGAGGTCGTGGTGCTGGCGGTCCTGCTCGACCCGGGTGCCGACAACCCGGCACTGGACGAACTGCTCGGTGCCATCCCGACGTCGGGCAAGGAGGCGGAGCTGACCCACGCCATCGACGCGGCGGCCCTGCTGCCGGCGGGGTCGGCGAGCGCACAGTACGAGGGTTCGCTGACGACCCCGCCGTGCACGGAGGGTGTCCGCTGGAACGTCTACCTCTCGGGCGTCACCCTCTCGACGGCGCAGCTGCGCGCCCTGACGGAAGCGTATGCCGGCAACCACCGGCCGGTGCAGCCGCTGCACGGCCGCGAGGTGACGCGAGTGCCTGCGGCCTGA